Within Trichoderma atroviride chromosome 2, complete sequence, the genomic segment aaaaagaatataaaaaagaggAGGCAAAGAAGTTTAAGGAGAGTGGGCAACCAGAGCTCAACGAGGAAATCTTCATGGACATGACTCAAAGAATGGAAAAAGAATTAGAAGACGCGATTGAAGCAGAGTTTGAAATAGAGCTTAAAGCCATGGAAATACAATTGGAAGAATTGGATGTTGAAGCGAAAACGGAATTAGAGGCTCGGTTAAGAGAAGAGTTGGAGGCTCCGACGAGAGAAAGACTTATAAAAGAGGGCAAAGTGAAAATTCGGCAGCGGACGAACGCTATAATTGACAAGAGAGTGAAGGGAAGAATTGAGAGGGAAGCGAGAGAACGTATTGAACttaaaagacaagaagacgaggaaaacAGGAAAAGAGACGAAAAGGACAGGAAGAGACAGGCTGAAAATGCCAAAAAACAAAGTGGTGGCTTTTTCCATCGCATTGTCAGGAAGACAAGTCAACATTTCCAGGACAGATCAGCCAATGGAGAGCCTAAGGAACGCGTTTAATGGTATATAGAATggaatacttataattttgTAACATAATGAATATATAATTGTTCACGGCTTTCAAAAAATTgaactattatattttagtgTTTAGGAACAACAAATGTTATAAATGCATGTAAGAGAACTTGTGTAGGAAAATTATACAGTACCCCAATTCCATCATCCAATATTAAAAGACACTTTAGCTAAAGCAGAGGCTACTACTGTTGCTATTTCTGCTATTCCTGCTGCTAGTActaaatcttttatatattgaTCACCTAGATGATCAAGTTATAGTTACAGTGTGAAATCATGAAACTAAATTGCTGAATAGACCTCTACAAGATAAAAAGGTAGCTCTATATCCGCACGTAGTGGGGGATATTCGGAGTCTCAGTCTCACAAATATCGGGTCACCCATGTTGGTCAAATAGAGACAGGGTCATACACTATATCGTAGTCCGCGCCGGAACAAGTCTCAGATTCTGCAACGTATGAACTAAAAATCTCAATAGACCGTGAATATTTCATGAATAGGATCTGTTTTGAGAAACTCTCCGTGCATAATCTGGTCCACATAAGCATCTCCTACAAACGTAAAGCCGCCACCCCCGTCGTTTCGCGGACGCAAAATGATGGGGGATGGCAATCCCCACAGCAATGTTACCACGTCTCCAGGCTTGATGGCCAAATGACCAAGGCCAAGCATGCCCTTTCTTGTCTTGAATATCCTTCTTCTAACCGTAGAACCTCTCATTTGAAGCATTTTAATCATTTGTGCGGCATATTCAAGCTGGTCAAGTCGAGCAGCTAAGTTGCGTTGCCTAGCAAGTGGACTGTCTAAATTGTTGAGAAAATCCTTTTGGGTAGGCCTCAAGAGTTTGACATCAATACTCTGTCCACGCATAATCATGCGCACAAGCATGGCAATGTCCTCGTCCATAGAAGGGTTGACTTTGTCGTACCATCCTTGAGATAAGATAGTTCGCCATATGTAGTCTTCTCCTGGGCCGGCGACAGGCCCTAACCTAAAAAACGCCATGATTCCCGAAAGCCAATCTTCTACGTTCTGCGCCATTTCCCCGACAGGAGGTCTATGCGGTTGTAGAATCTCGGTGATGATATCAACGCGACACCCGGCGCGATGGAGGATTCCAAGAGAATCATCATTCTCGTTGCTAGGCAGTGTTGGAATGGAAATGTTGCTAGTAGCATCGAAGAATCCACCGCGATTCATCTCGGGTTTATTAGACCCTACTTGTCCTATTTCTTGCCAGTCAGGCACCCAACTTGGCAGTGTGCTTGGTgtattttcttctcttggtaCACAATGGTCAAGATGATACGagttcttgtccttgtcacCTTTGGACATCAATGCTCTTGTCGCGGCAGTGAAGACCTCAGCTTTTGTCAGTTGATAGTCAACACGCAATTGTAAAGCATCGTTGTCGGTAATAATGCCGAGCAACCCAAAAACCAGATCTCGAGTATCTGAAGCAGCGTATAAAGGACAGCCCGAGGGAACGACGTCTGTGTATAGTAGGCACGACAAAGGTGTGCCGATTTCACTTTTGGACCGCCGACGTGTGTCAAGAGGTAAATTTATCCAAAAATTAGGATGCAGCCCCTTGGCAAAAGTTTGAGTCTCTGAATTTATGTAGCGATGTAAACGATTGCACTGATCCACTGCGCTGAAAGCCGCCTCGACGTGGTCCAGCAATACGCTCTTCGTGCCACACATAAGGGTGACTTCTTTTGCGAGAGCAATTTCCTGATTAATCCATATTCGCTGCCAATATTCTCGCTTCATAAGGTTTTGAATGCCAGCGACGagatcatctccatcttccccttGCCTGGACGTGCGGCTGTTTAGATCAGGCCAATAAAAGATATCGTAGATGAACTTGGCCAAATCGAGTTTCTTTGTATCACATTTTAGAGAAACTTCTGCTTTCCACAAGTCTTTGTCGCGATTGAAGTAGTTTCGTAGCTCTTCCAGCGGAATATCGAAAGCTGAGGGATCGCTCCCAAAAGACAGTGCCCGCGGCCCAATCCGAGAAGCAAACTCTATCGCTTTGTCTGTAGAGGACGTTCCAGGACCTAGCCATGAAAATACACGTTCCGCATGGGAGAAGATGGTTCGCATTTGCTTGACCTGGTaagtcttctcttcttggtcCGACTGCTGAATGCACAAAGCATCGATCCAAAGCCATCCATGGTTTCCATTGTCAAAGAGCTGTCTCAGAGCCGTGAACAAATTGTGGCCAATCATGCATGAAGAAGCATTTATAGATACTTCAATTGGATTTTTGACGTCTCCCCAGACGTACGATAGCGCAGCGAAGCTGATTTCGTCGATGAAAGCATGGCGTAGTTCAAGCGAGATATCGCATGTGGACTCTCCAGCACTTAAAATTCGAACAAGCCTGATCTCCAAGGTATCGCGACGAAGAGGTGTATAAGTAAACATAGTGGCGGTTAACGATGACCTTCTTTaagctccaagaagctgctttaCCTTTATAGTAAGTGAAAAGCCATTCTTCGCTCCATTTCAGCCTCTAGAGCTACACTGGCTACTAAATGCTTATTGTGCAGAAAACTAAGCCCTTCTAGCCATCATTATGCCTTGTGCTGCATAGCCAATCTCCATCTATGCGTCTGACCCCGGTCACAAGTACAGTTGCGGGGCGCTTGATCTTTTCCAGTATTCCAGGCTGCCTTATTGCGCCCACCAAAAGGCAGCCTCATCTTGTGCTAAGTAAGTTTCCACAGGCTGCCTGTATTGATGTCCCCAACTATCAAATTACAGTCTCGTATCCAGACAAGGTGGGTGATGCGATATGCGCCTCCCCTGCAACGTTATCATTGGCGGCAACGATGAACTAGGATACGTGATGGGAAATGAGGGAATTGAGAAGAGACGTCTTTATGTTGCCAGCAAGGGATAGTTAAGAACAAGTTCAAGAAAAACAGCTCGATTTCACTCGGACAGTTTTTTATTTGTAGAAAACGTCTGTTAACGTACTAATCGTACATGACACCCAAAGCCATCTGTTTGAGCGCATAGAAGTTATTTTGTCGCAATCGCTGTTTTATCTTTGGGCGAGCGACGAGTCGGCCTTCAACAAGGTTAGTTACATCGGATCCTATAACATTACCAACAACAAAGCAGTAATACCTCCTACTGCGAAGCTTGACGTACCGGCTGCCATGTAATTTATACATCATCTGATACGATTCATGAAAAGGGGGTCTCagaaaaaaggccaagtgATTTTATTAGGGAGATCATTGTTTTCTAGCATCAAGATCGTTGGCCGAATGGCTTCGGCAATATCCTCTATTGCAGGCTAGTACTCATGTGATGACTACTTTATGTTTGCTGTTGGTTTTAATGCCGTTACATAACACTCAAAATTCATTGAAAATGTCGAATCATGATTTCTTTGATGATTGAGATAAAACTTGGCTCGTGGTCATTGGTAGCTATCTGTCTGTTAAAGAGCGATTCCTCCTTTCATCGTATGGTCATGCGACCTAACAGAAAGCGATTGAAGCGTAACAAAAGAGATCACCGATTTACTGTAACAAAAGAAAGGTACGTCACTCGGTAGCATCAAATCCAAGTTAAAAGAAGCCAAGTCCCCGGCGAGAAAGGCATATCCAGCAAACCCAATCTTTATCCTTAACCTACACCGCTACAAGTCTTATAATCGCCGCGTGCTCCTGTTCAACTCCCAACAAAGGCTAAGATGAGATTCTTTGCTTCCATCCTcactgccgctgccatcctCGCCTCCGTTGAGGCCTGCCAGTGCAGCTCTTCCAAGGGTGTTGTTAATGTTCTCGCCACTCAACAATGCTGCCAATTCGCCGGCCGCGAAGCCGATGGCGACCAGTGCCCAGTTCAtgacaacaaaaaaaagcacagcaGGTTCTCTTATTGCTGCGAAGACTACGAACTTCACTCAGACTGCAAATGCACAGGATGTTGAAGCTCTAAGCTTAACACCCAAAGCATGAGGCTCGAGGCAGAGCGCCTCCCACTGAGGCAGATATCGACGCTATACTCGCAAAGCATGCGGACTAGCCGTCACTCCTTGAGATGAACATGTTAAAGGGAAATCGACATCTACCGACTTACAGCCTGGGCTTTCTATaactcttctcttttatttcttggTGTGGTAGTTGCTCTTGTGGATGTTTGCTTAGTCGGATTATAAATGTATTCGCGAGAATAGTACTCAATACAGAACGTTATTTATTAcaacttattataattcaCGGAGTAGCTATAAAATACTCGTCAGTGTGTACCAAATCCTTTCGCACACTATTTTGTAATCTTTCATCGAAGTACCACGCATACTCGAGCGAAATACTTTGAAGATCAGATTCGGCACATAATCCGTGCATAAAGCCAGGTTATACGTGTATTCTAGAACGTGCACCCATCACCCTACTACAACAAACGTTCGTCATATTGATTCAATGCGTGCCCGTATTCGTTCTGtcatcttcaatctcaaTAGTCACCCAAGATCTCGTTGTTTGCTTATCTACAATTAATGACCCCGCACAACACCACACCATCTCGCAGTGACTAATACGAAGTTGGGCAGACATGAAGCGGCATTCTCTATACAACCATGTAGCTAACGTTTCGAATCGCATTTTGAACTCATCTAGACATTACCAAGTCACACGCCAGTCCAAAGCCGCGAACTACGAAGAGTCGCATTGTTTGCTCCAACATATTCGGATATCATTCCCTAATCTGGTCCGGATAGCCCCCGTTGGTCTGTCCAGATAAGTACCGAGCATGGAATTTTCTGCCAGTGAGAGAAGGAAGGCAGGCTACCAATTCCTGTGGCCGGAAATAACAAGCATCAAAGTCATAACACGTGAATTGTATCCTAAAAGGGTTACGCAATAAAAACAGCTTTCCTAAACTTACTTCGTCAATGTTCCCATTTACTAGCAAGCTAGTGACTATGCTTTGCTGCCCATGTCTATATATGCCAGTAGATCTATATTCGCGTGTAGATAAGCGGCTCATCACTATTTTCGAG encodes:
- a CDS encoding uncharacterized protein (EggNog:ENOG41) codes for the protein MFTYTPLRRDTLEIRLVRILSAGESTCDISLELRHAFIDEISFAALSYVWGDVKNPIEVSINASSCMIGHNLFTALRQLFDNGNHGWLWIDALCIQQSDQEEKTYQVKQMRTIFSHAERVFSWLGPGTSSTDKAIEFASRIGPRALSFGSDPSAFDIPLEELRNYFNRDKDLWKAEVSLKCDTKKLDLAKFIYDIFYWPDLNSRTSRQGEDGDDLVAGIQNLMKREYWQRIWINQEIALAKEVTLMCGTKSVLLDHVEAAFSAVDQCNRLHRYINSETQTFAKGLHPNFWINLPLDTRRRSKSEIGTPLSCLLYTDVVPSGCPLYAASDTRDLVFGLLGIITDNDALQLRVDYQLTKAEVFTAATRALMSKGDKDKNSYHLDHCVPREENTPSTLPSWVPDWQEIGQVGSNKPEMNRGGFFDATSNISIPTLPSNENDDSLGILHRAGCRVDIITEILQPHRPPVGEMAQNVEDWLSGIMAFFRLGPVAGPGEDYIWRTILSQGWYDKVNPSMDEDIAMLVRMIMRGQSIDVKLLRPTQKDFLNNLDSPLARQRNLAARLDQLEYAAQMIKMLQMRGSTVRRRIFKTRKGMLGLGHLAIKPGDVVTLLWGLPSPIILRPRNDGGGGFTFVGDAYVDQIMHGEFLKTDPIHEIFTVY
- a CDS encoding uncharacterized protein (SECRETED:SignalP(1-21)), with translation MNWALVAIGFAAGELAALLSGENINNTLGRAALAGLNGGEDGSGSEDGSKESHLSLCWELNRSTRRL